Proteins from a genomic interval of Motacilla alba alba isolate MOTALB_02 chromosome 11, Motacilla_alba_V1.0_pri, whole genome shotgun sequence:
- the PSME3IP1 gene encoding PSME3-interacting protein isoform X1 — MEGGDGSADLVINKRFVSEAELEERRKRRQEEWEKVRKPEDPKECPEEAYDPRSLYERLQEQREKKQQEFEEQFKFKNMVRGLDEDETHFLDEVSRQQELLEKQRREEELKELNEYRSTLAKVGVSMDPKKETEKKLPMKSVENKNKFSQAKLLAGAVKHRSSDGGNSVKRLKLDTDHEEKNPARTLVGTFSFKAVEMKSPPVLPWGAAQWEAPQCTVPQQPCASGSCLAWAPTRGAATPSPARTARAPSIPLGRLSLLSFVATVSLMVHNKIPPCVM, encoded by the exons ATGGAAGGGGGAGATGGCAGTGCTGACCTGGTGATTAACAAGAGGTTCGTGTCTGAAGCAGAGCTAGAGGAGCGACGAAAGAGAAGGCAGGAGGAATGGGAGAAGGTCCGAAAACCTGAGGACCCAAAAG AATGCCCAGAGGAGGCATATGACCCACGGTCCTTGTATGAAaggctccaggagcagagagaaaagaagcagcaggagtttgAGGAGCAATTTAAATTCa AAAATATGGTCAGAGGCTTAGATGAAGATGAGACACATTTCCTTGATGAGGTTTCTCGGCAGCAAGAGCTACTAGAAAAGCAACGAAGGGAAGAAGAGCTGAAAGAACTAAATGAATACAGA AGCACTCTCGCTAAAGTGGGAGTCAGTATGGACCCAAAGAAGGAAACTGAGAAGAAATTGCCCATGAAGTCAGtggaaaacaagaacaaatttTCTCAGGCAAAGCTGTTGGCAGGAGCTGTGAAACACAGAAG TTCAGATGGTGGTAACAGTGTCAAGAGGTTGAAACTAGACACTGACCACGAGGAAAAGAATCCAG CACGGACTTTGGTTGGCACGTTCTCTTTTAAAGCAGTAGAAATG AAAAGCCCTCCTGTGTTGCCTTGGGGAGCAGCTCAGTGGGAGGCTCCACAGTGCACTGTCCCTCAGCAGCCGTGTGCATCGGGatcctgcctggcctgggcGCCTACTCGGGGAGCAGCGACTCCGAGTCCAGCTCGGACAGCGAGGGCACCATCAATTCCACTGGGAAGATTGTCTCTTCTGTCTTTCGTGGCAACAGTTTCTTTGATGGTCCATAACAAAATCCCTCCGTGTGTAATGTAG
- the PSME3IP1 gene encoding PSME3-interacting protein isoform X2, with amino-acid sequence MEGGDGSADLVINKRFVSEAELEERRKRRQEEWEKVRKPEDPKECPEEAYDPRSLYERLQEQREKKQQEFEEQFKFKNMVRGLDEDETHFLDEVSRQQELLEKQRREEELKELNEYRSTLAKVGVSMDPKKETEKKLPMKSVENKNKFSQAKLLAGAVKHRSSDGGNSVKRLKLDTDHEEKNPEKPSCVALGSSSVGGSTVHCPSAAVCIGILPGLGAYSGSSDSESSSDSEGTINSTGKIVSSVFRGNSFFDGP; translated from the exons ATGGAAGGGGGAGATGGCAGTGCTGACCTGGTGATTAACAAGAGGTTCGTGTCTGAAGCAGAGCTAGAGGAGCGACGAAAGAGAAGGCAGGAGGAATGGGAGAAGGTCCGAAAACCTGAGGACCCAAAAG AATGCCCAGAGGAGGCATATGACCCACGGTCCTTGTATGAAaggctccaggagcagagagaaaagaagcagcaggagtttgAGGAGCAATTTAAATTCa AAAATATGGTCAGAGGCTTAGATGAAGATGAGACACATTTCCTTGATGAGGTTTCTCGGCAGCAAGAGCTACTAGAAAAGCAACGAAGGGAAGAAGAGCTGAAAGAACTAAATGAATACAGA AGCACTCTCGCTAAAGTGGGAGTCAGTATGGACCCAAAGAAGGAAACTGAGAAGAAATTGCCCATGAAGTCAGtggaaaacaagaacaaatttTCTCAGGCAAAGCTGTTGGCAGGAGCTGTGAAACACAGAAG TTCAGATGGTGGTAACAGTGTCAAGAGGTTGAAACTAGACACTGACCACGAGGAAAAGAATCCAG AAAAGCCCTCCTGTGTTGCCTTGGGGAGCAGCTCAGTGGGAGGCTCCACAGTGCACTGTCCCTCAGCAGCCGTGTGCATCGGGatcctgcctggcctgggcGCCTACTCGGGGAGCAGCGACTCCGAGTCCAGCTCGGACAGCGAGGGCACCATCAATTCCACTGGGAAGATTGTCTCTTCTGTCTTTCGTGGCAACAGTTTCTTTGATGGTCCATAA